The proteins below are encoded in one region of Aequorivita iocasae:
- a CDS encoding GNAT family N-acetyltransferase, translating to MKIHIETDRLIMRDLMDEDVQGMFAMDSDAEVHAFLGNKPISTMEEAKKMIASIKEQYVQNGIGRWAVVEKESGDFVGWSGFKYITDTFGGRSNFYDLGYRFIKKYWGKGYATETAIASLNHGFAKLNYEEICGMADVDHIASNVILKKIGLLKRNEFYYDGTLHNFYSLSKKEWLRNNKNSC from the coding sequence ATGAAAATACATATAGAAACGGACCGATTAATTATGCGCGATTTGATGGATGAGGATGTGCAAGGTATGTTCGCCATGGATTCTGATGCTGAGGTGCATGCTTTTTTGGGAAACAAACCTATTTCCACTATGGAGGAAGCTAAAAAGATGATTGCTTCCATAAAAGAGCAATACGTTCAAAACGGCATTGGCAGATGGGCTGTTGTTGAAAAAGAAAGTGGCGATTTTGTGGGTTGGAGCGGGTTTAAATATATTACCGATACTTTTGGCGGCAGATCAAACTTTTACGATTTGGGATATCGCTTCATAAAAAAATACTGGGGAAAAGGCTATGCAACTGAAACCGCTATAGCTTCCTTAAATCATGGGTTTGCAAAACTGAATTACGAAGAAATCTGTGGTATGGCAGATGTGGACCATATTGCATCAAATGTTATTTTGAAAAAAATAGGTTTATTAAAACGGAATGAATTTTACTATGACGGAACGCTTCATAATTTCTACTCGCTAAGCAAAAAAGAATGGCTGAGGAATAATAAGAATAGCTGTTGA